In Reinekea thalattae, a genomic segment contains:
- a CDS encoding extracellular solute-binding protein, which translates to MIRKLLICALLVPVLAHAEVTIIEAQSIALRGEPKYADDFTHFDYVNPDAPKGGTYRSEANGTWDSFNRYGQRGDPVVLSGSYYDTLMTSSADELDVYYPLIAEKIRYADDYSFITFFINPAARFSDDKAITAQDVKFTFEKLLSQGVPFIKTYYAFVKEVTIENDHQVTFHLQDADRERMIALAGLAIFPEHFWKDHDLSEPLKEVPVVSGPLLIKDFKFGQSITYVRNKNYWAKDLPSQKGRTNFDEYHYDYYRDRTIAFEAFKAGNIDIWIENISKQWATGYDIPAVKEGRMIKEEIPHSVPQGMQAFIFNTQRAPFNDPKVREAMNYALDFEWMNKNLFYGAYKRANSYFQNTAYMARELPSAEELKILEPIKNQINPRVFTEVYNPPVNDGSGNIRGSLRQALALLKQAGWEIQNKKLTNVETGELFEFELMTYSPTTERVAIPLQENLAKLGITMNIRQVDTSQFVNRWHDHDFDMVASGFSAMAYPSSALMNRWRSDLVDSTYNQANVTDDAIDYLVNGILDNLSDDEALLHWGRALDRVLLWNHYIIPQWYSSSYRVAYVNKFSRPEIRPTYDLGTDTWWIDAEKEAALTQ; encoded by the coding sequence ATGATACGAAAACTACTTATCTGCGCTTTACTAGTACCCGTTCTTGCTCATGCAGAAGTGACCATTATTGAAGCGCAATCTATCGCCTTACGTGGCGAGCCTAAATACGCCGATGACTTTACACATTTTGATTACGTCAACCCAGATGCACCCAAGGGTGGGACTTATCGAAGTGAGGCAAATGGCACATGGGATTCTTTTAATCGCTATGGTCAGCGCGGCGATCCAGTCGTGTTATCTGGCTCCTACTACGACACTCTGATGACTAGCTCTGCTGATGAACTGGATGTTTATTACCCGCTGATCGCCGAAAAAATTCGCTACGCCGACGACTATTCATTTATTACATTCTTTATTAACCCGGCAGCGCGCTTCAGTGACGATAAAGCCATCACCGCTCAAGATGTTAAGTTCACCTTTGAAAAATTACTCAGCCAAGGTGTTCCTTTTATCAAAACCTACTACGCGTTTGTTAAAGAAGTGACGATAGAAAACGATCACCAAGTAACCTTTCATCTACAGGATGCTGATCGTGAACGGATGATAGCACTTGCTGGTTTGGCGATTTTCCCTGAGCATTTTTGGAAAGACCACGACCTTTCTGAGCCACTAAAAGAAGTGCCAGTGGTCAGCGGTCCGCTATTGATTAAAGACTTTAAGTTTGGCCAGTCAATCACCTATGTGCGTAATAAAAACTACTGGGCAAAAGATTTACCCAGCCAAAAGGGGCGCACTAATTTCGATGAATACCATTACGATTACTATCGCGATAGAACCATCGCCTTTGAAGCCTTTAAAGCGGGTAACATTGATATCTGGATAGAAAATATTTCTAAGCAATGGGCAACCGGCTATGACATTCCTGCAGTCAAAGAAGGCCGCATGATTAAAGAGGAAATACCTCATAGCGTACCGCAAGGCATGCAAGCCTTTATTTTTAACACTCAACGCGCGCCCTTTAATGACCCTAAAGTCCGTGAAGCCATGAATTACGCGCTCGACTTTGAATGGATGAATAAAAATCTGTTTTATGGTGCTTACAAGCGCGCCAACAGTTATTTCCAAAATACGGCCTACATGGCACGCGAGCTACCAAGTGCCGAAGAACTGAAAATTTTAGAGCCGATAAAAAATCAAATAAACCCTCGCGTCTTTACCGAAGTTTATAACCCGCCAGTCAACGATGGCAGTGGCAATATTCGAGGCTCATTACGCCAAGCGCTTGCACTATTAAAACAGGCTGGCTGGGAAATACAGAATAAAAAACTCACCAACGTTGAAACCGGCGAGCTGTTTGAATTTGAACTGATGACATACAGCCCAACAACCGAACGCGTTGCTATTCCGTTACAGGAAAACTTAGCTAAACTCGGCATCACTATGAACATCCGCCAAGTGGATACATCTCAGTTTGTTAATCGCTGGCACGATCACGACTTCGACATGGTCGCCAGTGGCTTTTCTGCCATGGCTTACCCATCTTCTGCGTTAATGAATCGCTGGCGTTCAGACTTAGTCGATTCGACTTACAATCAGGCAAATGTTACTGACGACGCCATTGATTATCTGGTTAACGGCATTTTAGATAATCTTTCAGATGACGAAGCTTTATTGCATTGGGGCAGAGCGTTGGATCGCGTTTTACTGTGGAACCACTACATTATTCCGCAGTGGTATTCGAGCAGCTACCGTGTTGCTTACGTAAATAAATTCAGCCGTCCTGAGATTCGACCGACTTATGATCTAGGCACCGACACTTGGTGGATCGATGCAGAAAAAGAAGCGGCACTAACTCAGTAA
- a CDS encoding microcin C ABC transporter permease YejB, with protein sequence MGAYIVRRLLLMVPTLWAIITINFFIVQLAPGGPVDQALATAQGIEGSMLDRVTNDNQFEVAETNTDRQSDYRGAQGLDPEIIAEIEKRYGFDKPIYVRYFKMLGDYLRFDFGDSLFKSGSVIGLIIERMPVSISLGLWSTLIIYFVSIPLGIKKAIRHNSQFDISSTSILILLSAIPGFLFAVLLVILFAGGNYFDWFPIRGLVSQNWQELSWFGKIIDYFWHMTLPIIATVVGGFTVLTMLTKNSFLDEIAKQYVITARAKGNTENRILYKHVFRNAMLIIIAGFPATFISLFFTGSVLIEVIFSLEGLGLLGFEAMGQRDYPIMFGTLYMFTLLGLLLGLLGDLMYTVVDPRIDFEAR encoded by the coding sequence TTGGGCGCCTATATTGTTCGCCGATTATTGCTGATGGTCCCCACACTGTGGGCGATCATCACCATCAATTTTTTTATTGTACAGCTGGCACCCGGCGGCCCAGTTGATCAAGCCTTGGCAACGGCTCAAGGCATTGAAGGCTCCATGCTTGACCGAGTCACCAACGATAATCAATTTGAAGTTGCAGAAACCAACACAGATCGCCAATCAGACTACCGTGGCGCACAGGGCCTCGACCCTGAAATCATCGCAGAAATCGAAAAGCGCTATGGTTTCGATAAACCGATTTACGTACGCTACTTTAAAATGCTGGGCGACTACCTAAGGTTTGATTTTGGCGACTCGCTGTTTAAATCCGGCTCGGTTATAGGGCTGATCATTGAGCGCATGCCGGTTTCAATTTCGTTAGGCTTATGGAGCACACTGATTATTTATTTTGTCTCCATTCCGCTGGGGATCAAAAAAGCCATTCGGCATAATTCTCAATTCGATATTTCATCCACCAGCATTTTAATTTTACTCAGTGCCATTCCCGGATTTTTATTCGCTGTGCTGTTAGTGATTTTATTTGCTGGCGGCAATTATTTTGATTGGTTCCCGATTCGTGGTTTGGTGTCGCAAAACTGGCAAGAGCTTTCTTGGTTTGGAAAAATTATCGACTACTTCTGGCATATGACGCTGCCGATTATCGCCACGGTGGTTGGCGGTTTTACAGTGCTAACCATGCTGACTAAAAACTCCTTTCTCGATGAAATCGCCAAGCAGTATGTCATTACCGCTCGCGCCAAAGGCAATACCGAAAATCGCATTCTGTATAAGCATGTCTTTCGTAATGCCATGCTGATTATTATTGCTGGCTTTCCTGCCACCTTTATCAGTCTATTTTTTACCGGCTCGGTACTGATTGAAGTTATTTTTTCACTCGAAGGTTTAGGCTTATTAGGTTTTGAGGCGATGGGCCAGCGCGATTACCCCATTATGTTCGGCACGCTCTATATGTTTACCTTACTCGGCTTATTGTTAGGCCTGCTGGGCGATCTAATGTACACCGTGGTCGACCCACGCATCGATTTTGAGGCGCGCTAA
- a CDS encoding ABC transporter permease — MQLSPIAQKRLHLFKQNKRAVISLWLFGFLFIVSLFSELIANDKPILVRYDGQFYTPFLVAYSETQFGGDFETEADYKDPYVIELIEAKGWIVWPLIPFHYSTINYDLPTPAPSPPDAVNWLGTDDNGRDVLARILYGFRISCLFGFILTIISTLIGVTAGAVQGFYGGKIDLYFQRFIEVWGSMPTLFILIILASVIQPSFWMLMGILLLFSWMSFVGVVRAEFLRTRNFEYVMAAKTLGMSNNRIMFRHVLPNALVATLTMMPFVLSGSVTTLTSLDFLGFGLPPGSPSLGELLAQGKANIQAPWLGLSAFVVLGLLMALLVFIGEGVRDAFDPRHSN; from the coding sequence ATGCAGTTAAGCCCTATTGCACAAAAACGCCTGCACCTATTTAAACAGAACAAACGCGCGGTGATTTCCTTATGGTTATTCGGCTTTCTGTTTATTGTGTCGTTGTTTTCGGAGCTGATCGCTAACGACAAACCCATTTTGGTACGTTACGACGGCCAGTTTTATACACCCTTTTTAGTCGCCTACAGCGAAACCCAATTTGGCGGTGACTTTGAAACCGAAGCCGACTACAAAGACCCTTATGTTATTGAGCTAATCGAAGCAAAAGGCTGGATAGTTTGGCCGCTGATCCCATTCCACTACAGCACCATAAATTACGATTTGCCAACGCCTGCGCCTTCGCCACCGGATGCGGTGAACTGGCTTGGCACCGACGATAATGGCCGCGACGTACTGGCGCGCATTCTCTATGGTTTTCGCATTTCTTGTTTGTTCGGTTTTATCCTCACCATTATTTCAACCCTGATTGGCGTCACCGCTGGCGCTGTGCAGGGTTTTTATGGCGGTAAAATCGATTTGTATTTTCAGCGCTTTATTGAAGTGTGGGGCAGCATGCCGACGCTGTTTATTCTAATTATTTTAGCGTCGGTGATTCAGCCCAGTTTTTGGATGCTAATGGGTATTTTATTGCTGTTTAGTTGGATGAGTTTTGTTGGCGTGGTGCGCGCCGAGTTTTTACGTACCCGAAATTTTGAATACGTCATGGCCGCTAAAACACTCGGCATGAGCAACAATCGTATTATGTTCCGCCATGTTTTACCCAATGCGTTAGTAGCAACGCTGACCATGATGCCATTTGTACTCAGCGGCTCAGTCACAACCTTAACCTCGCTGGATTTTCTCGGCTTTGGCTTACCGCCGGGCTCGCCTTCGCTCGGTGAATTACTCGCTCAAGGTAAAGCCAATATTCAAGCACCGTGGCTGGGGCTTTCTGCATTTGTCGTCTTGGGCTTATTGATGGCGTTGCTGGTATTTATTGGCGAAGGTGTGCGCGACGCGTTCGACCCTCGGCATTCCAATTGA
- a CDS encoding ABC transporter ATP-binding protein: MSLVEYKNLSIGLVDNQQDWIVKELNLTIEAGEFVGFVGESGSGKSISALSILQLLPSQLTYHPDSILRLNGTDVLTADEKTLRQLRGNVVGCIFQEPMTSLNPLQTIEKQMAEVLYLHKGWLLNQQQTTDSILQWLNRVELRNPEQKLKAYPHQLSGGERQRVMIAMALLNEPELLIADEPTTALDVTVQAQILQLIKKLQAELNMAVLFISHDLGVVKQIADRVVVMQQGRLVEQNNTDALFSQPQHPYTKKLLAAEPSGTPTENNSDHLLLNTEKTSVWFPVKKGVLKRISHHIKAVTEASISVKQGQTLGIVGESGSGKSTLAKAILGLEQFQGDIQFSGQSLVGLKHKQWQPLRKKIQVVFQDPYGSLSPRMSVQQIIAEGLEINNIGDAASQEQAVIEIMTKVGLDPATRDRYPNEFSGGQRQRIAIARAMILQPELVILDEPTSSLDRTVQVQIIELLKQLQRENNVSYIFISHDLKVVKAIAHDVIVMKQGKIVEQGNHIFKQPENEYTQKLVATAFSY, encoded by the coding sequence ATGTCATTAGTCGAATATAAAAACCTATCGATTGGTCTGGTTGACAACCAGCAAGATTGGATTGTCAAAGAGTTAAATCTAACCATTGAGGCAGGCGAGTTTGTCGGCTTTGTCGGCGAAAGCGGCTCGGGTAAGTCAATCAGCGCGCTATCGATTTTGCAGCTATTGCCAAGCCAACTAACTTACCACCCTGATTCCATCTTGCGGCTAAACGGCACCGATGTTCTAACGGCCGATGAAAAAACCTTACGCCAGTTACGCGGCAATGTTGTTGGCTGTATTTTCCAAGAGCCGATGACTTCTCTCAACCCGCTACAAACCATCGAAAAGCAAATGGCCGAAGTGCTCTATTTGCACAAGGGCTGGCTGCTCAATCAACAACAAACGACAGACTCCATTCTGCAATGGTTGAACCGCGTTGAGTTGAGAAATCCAGAACAAAAACTCAAGGCTTACCCACATCAGCTTTCTGGTGGCGAACGGCAACGAGTGATGATCGCCATGGCGCTGCTAAATGAACCAGAGCTATTGATTGCTGACGAGCCAACTACGGCGCTCGATGTCACCGTGCAGGCGCAAATTTTACAGCTGATTAAAAAACTGCAGGCCGAACTCAACATGGCCGTGCTGTTTATTAGTCACGATTTAGGCGTGGTTAAACAGATTGCAGATCGCGTTGTGGTGATGCAACAGGGCAGACTGGTTGAGCAAAACAACACCGACGCTTTATTTTCTCAGCCTCAGCACCCCTATACCAAAAAACTGCTGGCGGCAGAACCCAGTGGCACACCTACCGAAAACAACAGCGATCATCTATTGCTGAATACCGAAAAAACCAGCGTTTGGTTCCCAGTTAAAAAGGGCGTTTTAAAACGAATTAGTCATCACATTAAAGCCGTGACCGAAGCTTCGATTAGCGTTAAGCAGGGGCAAACACTCGGTATTGTCGGCGAAAGCGGCTCGGGTAAATCGACCCTCGCTAAGGCCATTCTTGGCTTAGAACAGTTTCAGGGTGACATCCAATTTAGCGGCCAATCTCTAGTTGGGCTCAAGCACAAACAATGGCAGCCGTTACGCAAAAAAATTCAGGTGGTCTTCCAAGACCCGTATGGCTCATTGAGCCCGAGAATGTCAGTACAGCAAATTATTGCTGAGGGTTTAGAAATTAATAACATCGGTGACGCCGCCAGCCAAGAGCAAGCCGTTATTGAGATAATGACCAAGGTCGGCTTAGACCCCGCTACTCGCGATCGCTACCCTAATGAATTTTCTGGCGGCCAACGTCAGCGTATCGCCATTGCGCGAGCGATGATATTACAGCCCGAACTGGTTATTTTAGATGAACCCACTTCGTCATTAGACCGAACCGTGCAAGTGCAAATCATCGAGCTTTTAAAGCAGCTACAACGTGAAAACAACGTCAGCTATATTTTTATTTCTCACGACTTAAAGGTGGTAAAAGCCATCGCCCATGATGTCATTGTGATGAAGCAGGGTAAAATCGTTGAGCAAGGCAATCACATCTTCAAACAGCCTGAAAATGAATACACTCAAAAATTAGTTGCGACGGCCTTTTCGTATTAG
- a CDS encoding DUF6314 family protein — translation MYFIQADQVGDYFLGSWKVKRSITGFGEISGDARFRVNQDDPDVLDFNEAMILPNSDKANAFRSYQYRIQKNGFDIFFSDGPDNGKLFLSFSFNKESTLTSHHLCIKDHYDARFQFNSENNFVLSFSVVGPKKDYQIHSTFHRDSF, via the coding sequence ATGTATTTTATCCAAGCGGATCAAGTCGGTGATTACTTTTTAGGTAGCTGGAAAGTAAAGCGAAGCATTACCGGCTTTGGTGAAATATCAGGCGATGCTCGTTTTCGAGTTAATCAAGATGATCCTGATGTTCTTGATTTCAACGAAGCCATGATATTGCCAAACAGCGACAAAGCTAACGCCTTTCGTAGTTACCAGTATCGAATCCAAAAGAACGGCTTTGATATTTTTTTTAGCGACGGCCCAGATAACGGCAAACTCTTTCTAAGCTTCAGTTTTAATAAAGAAAGCACGCTCACTTCTCATCATCTATGCATTAAAGATCATTACGATGCTAGGTTTCAATTTAACTCTGAAAATAACTTTGTATTGAGTTTTTCAGTTGTTGGTCCAAAGAAAGATTATCAAATTCACTCAACATTCCATCGTGATTCTTTTTAA
- a CDS encoding TraB/GumN family protein gives MRIFISLLLLIVSSISQAVSIWQVEGKQTFYIFGTVHMMKPSSYPLPEVYDHAFNQCDDLWLEVDTTETSDPSVVTAMQQLMLLPQNKTLSREVSAANYSRLQQLAEYAGSSLQPFEQVKPWMVANILSVAVMQQQGLQADLGLDSYLQNKAVQKGIPVHAFETSVWQLSMLDDAANLDINKYISFATQDIDQIDQYIEQLYRYWEIGNPDRLYKIAKLDTYPEIEQRILTQRNDKWFATLSQESASQTHCVAVGTLHLGGKNGLLDQFKAANYRVTQL, from the coding sequence ATGCGTATTTTTATAAGTTTGCTACTGCTTATTGTTTCCAGTATCAGCCAGGCAGTTTCGATTTGGCAGGTTGAGGGTAAGCAGACATTTTATATTTTTGGCACTGTTCATATGATGAAGCCAAGCTCTTACCCGTTGCCAGAAGTTTATGATCATGCTTTTAATCAGTGTGATGATTTGTGGCTTGAAGTCGATACCACAGAAACTTCCGATCCATCAGTTGTCACTGCGATGCAGCAGCTGATGCTATTGCCACAAAATAAAACCCTAAGCAGGGAAGTTTCGGCGGCCAATTATTCTAGGTTACAGCAACTAGCAGAATATGCGGGTAGTTCGTTGCAGCCATTCGAACAGGTAAAGCCTTGGATGGTCGCTAATATTTTGAGTGTTGCGGTCATGCAGCAACAGGGTTTACAAGCCGATCTAGGGCTCGATTCCTATTTGCAAAATAAGGCCGTGCAAAAGGGTATCCCAGTGCATGCGTTTGAAACCAGCGTATGGCAATTGTCGATGCTTGATGATGCTGCGAATTTAGACATTAATAAATACATTAGTTTCGCGACTCAAGATATAGATCAGATCGACCAGTACATTGAACAGCTTTACCGCTACTGGGAGATCGGCAACCCAGATAGGCTGTATAAGATTGCTAAGCTCGATACTTACCCTGAAATTGAACAACGAATATTAACTCAGCGTAATGACAAATGGTTTGCAACTTTAAGCCAAGAGTCTGCTAGCCAAACTCATTGTGTCGCTGTCGGTACTCTGCATTTAGGTGGTAAGAATGGACTGTTAGATCAGTTTAAAGCCGCCAATTATCGAGTAACGCAGCTGTAG
- a CDS encoding glycerol-3-phosphate dehydrogenase/oxidase, with product MSALLPNDPWQRKEQIAQLTGQYFDVLIIGGGAIGTGVFLDALSRGLKVAIVDKQDFTAGSSSHSSKMLEGGMQYYQQTLKKRDRYKTRLIRQALAERKSLLAMAPHLTEAVSIVRPIKGLTRITSHRRRLRRYEAIAKKQKQSLGASKLVGRKTLKALCPSLNMKSVFSGVTYVDGVFNDARYGLAMVRTGIEMGGSALNYCQVDGLIREAQQIIGVSCTDTQTGKSMEIMAKSVLNCAGAWTDELRKLADPQAKPILSYQLDTHIVLKENLLPDGRGVLLTNKEDGSVNFMLPWLGQTLITGVHSDATSAQTPSVSKHDVDRLLKAANRHLAEPLTADDVAAAWVGLRPVIEDPLAVDPEAVQRNYVVINDEGLITIAGGDWIRWRRMAEDGLDRLINDYGLDAKMSGIDYITLAGARGDLKDASNAMAKLPDDIKQHLWQNYGDRVPLVLECGTSERLIEGAPYIDAELSYILTYEGAQTAEDVLARRWRIAMINDAFAERLKPFVDAAIEQHQAKLQVQAEAEAKAKAEAELEAERLNNQADE from the coding sequence ATGTCAGCCCTTTTGCCTAACGACCCTTGGCAGCGTAAAGAACAAATTGCTCAACTCACCGGCCAATATTTTGATGTGCTTATTATTGGTGGTGGTGCTATTGGCACTGGTGTATTTTTGGATGCACTCAGTCGTGGCCTGAAGGTTGCGATTGTTGATAAGCAAGACTTTACCGCGGGCAGTTCTAGCCACTCGAGCAAAATGCTCGAAGGCGGCATGCAGTATTACCAACAAACTTTAAAGAAGCGTGATCGCTATAAAACTCGTCTTATTCGTCAAGCATTGGCCGAGCGTAAATCATTGCTTGCTATGGCTCCGCATTTAACAGAAGCCGTTTCTATTGTCAGACCAATTAAAGGTTTAACTCGCATAACATCCCATCGACGTCGCCTACGTCGTTATGAAGCGATAGCCAAAAAGCAAAAACAAAGCCTAGGTGCGTCAAAGCTAGTCGGTCGCAAAACATTAAAAGCGCTCTGCCCTAGCCTAAACATGAAGAGTGTATTTTCTGGCGTGACTTACGTTGATGGCGTGTTTAACGATGCTCGCTATGGTTTGGCGATGGTTCGTACTGGTATAGAAATGGGCGGATCGGCACTGAACTATTGCCAGGTCGACGGCCTAATACGAGAAGCACAACAGATCATTGGCGTTAGCTGCACCGATACTCAAACTGGTAAGTCCATGGAGATTATGGCCAAGTCGGTGCTTAATTGTGCAGGCGCTTGGACTGACGAGTTACGTAAGTTAGCTGACCCGCAAGCCAAGCCTATTCTCAGTTATCAGCTAGACACTCACATCGTGCTTAAAGAAAACCTACTGCCGGATGGCCGTGGTGTTTTACTAACCAACAAAGAAGATGGCAGCGTTAACTTTATGCTGCCATGGCTTGGCCAGACACTGATTACCGGTGTTCACTCTGATGCCACTTCAGCCCAAACACCAAGCGTTTCTAAACATGATGTCGACCGCTTGTTAAAGGCAGCGAACCGTCACTTGGCTGAGCCTTTAACTGCCGATGATGTTGCGGCGGCTTGGGTTGGTTTGCGGCCAGTCATTGAAGATCCGCTAGCTGTTGATCCTGAAGCAGTACAACGCAATTATGTTGTCATTAACGACGAAGGGCTTATCACTATTGCTGGTGGCGATTGGATTCGCTGGCGACGAATGGCTGAAGATGGTCTTGATCGTTTAATCAATGACTATGGTCTGGATGCAAAGATGAGCGGCATCGATTACATCACTCTAGCCGGTGCGCGTGGCGATTTAAAAGATGCCAGTAATGCCATGGCGAAGTTGCCAGACGACATAAAACAGCATTTATGGCAAAACTACGGTGACCGTGTGCCGTTGGTTTTAGAGTGTGGTACAAGCGAACGTTTAATTGAGGGCGCGCCCTATATCGACGCTGAGTTGAGCTATATTCTGACTTACGAAGGTGCTCAAACAGCTGAAGATGTACTCGCTAGGCGTTGGCGCATCGCTATGATAAACGATGCTTTTGCCGAGCGTTTAAAGCCGTTTGTTGACGCCGCAATAGAACAGCATCAGGCAAAGTTACAGGTGCAGGCAGAAGCTGAAGCGAAGGCAAAAGCCGAAGCGGAATTAGAAGCCGAGCGACTTAATAATCAAGCCGACGAGTAA
- a CDS encoding sodium:solute symporter family transporter — MELNTLIVVIYFAFLVGIGWMFRKFTTTTSDYFRGGGNMLWWMVGATAFMTQFSAWTFTGAAGKAYNDGFAVAFIFLANAFGYFMNYVYFAPKFRQLRVITVIEAIRQRFGKTNEQVFTWSNMPTSVISAGIWLNGLAIIASGIFGFSMEWTIWATGLVVLLMSVTGGSWAVIASDFMQMVIIMAVTVTCAVVALVQGGGASNIIANFPADNFIAGNNLNYMSIFGLWAFFIFVKQFSITNNMLNSYRYLAAKDSKNARKAALLACCLMILGPFIWFIPSWVVAGSGVDLALAYPEQGKKAADFAYLYFVEHFMPAGMVGLLVAAMFAATMSSMDSGLNRNSGIFVKNFYQPILRSGASEKELVTVSKITSTVFGIIIILVALFINSLKGLSLFDTMMYVGALISFPMTIPAFLGFFIRKTPDWAGWATLVVGGLVSYYVGFAINADTINNLFNLEIPLTGREWSDIKVAIGLIAHITITGGFFMATTLFYKPLPEHREKDVDTFFTNLATPLVSESAEQKNLDNKQRRMLGTLIAIAGIFVMTMFALPNPLWGRLVFVLCGFIVMGVGLLLVKAVDDKVDDSANA; from the coding sequence ATGGAATTAAATACCCTGATCGTTGTCATCTATTTCGCATTCCTTGTCGGAATCGGCTGGATGTTTCGAAAGTTTACAACAACAACAAGTGATTATTTCCGTGGCGGCGGCAACATGCTGTGGTGGATGGTTGGTGCAACTGCATTTATGACGCAGTTCAGTGCTTGGACCTTCACCGGTGCTGCAGGTAAAGCTTACAACGACGGTTTCGCCGTTGCGTTCATCTTCTTAGCTAATGCGTTTGGCTATTTCATGAACTACGTCTACTTCGCTCCTAAATTCCGCCAATTGCGTGTAATTACTGTGATCGAAGCTATCCGCCAACGTTTCGGTAAAACCAACGAGCAGGTGTTCACTTGGAGTAACATGCCAACATCGGTTATTTCTGCCGGTATCTGGTTGAATGGTCTAGCCATTATTGCTTCAGGCATTTTCGGTTTCAGCATGGAATGGACTATTTGGGCAACAGGCCTAGTTGTCTTGTTAATGTCTGTAACAGGTGGTTCTTGGGCTGTTATCGCATCTGACTTTATGCAGATGGTTATTATCATGGCGGTTACAGTAACCTGTGCGGTTGTTGCATTGGTTCAAGGCGGTGGTGCTAGTAACATTATTGCTAACTTCCCTGCAGACAACTTTATTGCAGGTAATAACCTGAACTACATGAGTATCTTTGGTCTTTGGGCATTCTTCATCTTCGTTAAGCAGTTCTCTATTACCAACAACATGTTGAACTCTTACCGTTACCTAGCAGCTAAAGATTCTAAAAACGCTCGTAAAGCAGCGCTATTAGCTTGCTGCCTAATGATCTTAGGTCCTTTCATTTGGTTTATCCCAAGCTGGGTTGTTGCTGGTAGTGGTGTTGATCTTGCTCTTGCTTACCCAGAACAGGGTAAAAAAGCAGCTGACTTCGCTTACCTATACTTCGTAGAACACTTTATGCCAGCAGGCATGGTCGGCTTATTAGTTGCTGCTATGTTCGCTGCGACTATGTCTTCTATGGACTCAGGTCTAAACCGTAACTCAGGTATTTTTGTTAAGAACTTCTATCAGCCAATATTGCGTTCAGGCGCTTCTGAGAAAGAGCTGGTTACCGTTTCTAAAATTACCTCTACGGTTTTTGGTATCATCATTATTCTTGTTGCACTATTCATCAACTCGTTGAAAGGTCTAAGCCTATTCGACACCATGATGTATGTTGGTGCCTTGATTAGCTTCCCAATGACTATCCCAGCATTCCTAGGCTTCTTTATTCGTAAGACGCCAGACTGGGCAGGTTGGGCAACTCTAGTTGTCGGTGGTTTGGTTTCTTACTATGTTGGTTTCGCGATCAATGCAGACACAATCAACAACCTATTCAACCTTGAGATTCCTCTAACAGGTCGTGAGTGGAGCGATATCAAAGTTGCGATTGGTTTGATTGCGCACATCACTATCACCGGCGGTTTCTTCATGGCAACTACTCTGTTCTACAAGCCATTGCCTGAACACCGTGAAAAAGACGTGGATACTTTCTTCACCAACTTAGCAACTCCGCTTGTAAGCGAGTCTGCTGAGCAGAAGAACTTGGATAACAAACAGCGTCGTATGCTAGGTACTTTGATTGCCATCGCAGGTATCTTCGTGATGACAATGTTTGCACTACCTAACCCACTTTGGGGTCGTTTAGTGTTCGTTCTTTGTGGCTTTATCGTAATGGGCGTTGGTCTGTTACTGGTTAAAGCTGTTGACGACAAAGTCGACGATTCTGCTAACGCTTAA